The following proteins are encoded in a genomic region of Deinococcus betulae:
- a CDS encoding ThiF family adenylyltransferase, whose translation MTVPPPTAETLATLNEFAASGALQGAQVKRATRHLTWATNHDIVAYTEGQLTILGWGVHMRVGVTSAFPHDLPFVQVAATEDDLDGQVTGHLESDGNVCFTASRDVLFDPQRPVDLLTACLSLATATLSEARTVPDNSGILDEFASHWIHALPARQQVPFLQMYFTPDGCLRTVHAWRKADRRTAQQLTKRASKAPAPASQLDIIAVADDPAAARQFDQLTPDRLVPPTATALYIPLQAGPSLLPPAPGHPWTAAGLRDVVRQHLQPDTLIALDSLLVERQSPQDLIILGIPRPTGTGPGRYAAVAVRLSGMRAGHALLPASTLTHARLTMQSVRRLDRAYVMQRGGSNDQLSNRRVLLLGSGALGGHLAFMLAAAGIGALTLVDLDTFTLDNTFRHALGRRFVGKAKVEAMALALRERYPYLQVTPVQGRTTQVVGRDFHFGDFDLIVDATGSATHHLSLADLLRAGPHPPVLLSWLDALGLGGHTATVYADQPSCPRCLYSDPAAPMWNAGSFIAPGQDVGQDALGCGTAFTPFTDLDAIRTAEFTARQAVAILTGPEKLSLLRSWKGDRVALSAAHVTLSARAARKRRHLNAGEGFAQVTCPICGDA comes from the coding sequence GTGACCGTACCTCCACCCACTGCTGAGACACTGGCCACCCTCAACGAGTTTGCCGCCAGCGGCGCCTTACAGGGTGCCCAGGTCAAACGCGCTACCCGCCACCTGACCTGGGCGACGAACCACGACATCGTCGCTTACACCGAAGGGCAACTGACCATTCTGGGCTGGGGAGTACATATGCGGGTGGGTGTCACTTCGGCCTTCCCGCACGATCTACCATTTGTGCAGGTGGCAGCCACTGAAGACGATCTCGATGGCCAGGTCACCGGGCACCTAGAAAGCGATGGGAACGTGTGCTTCACCGCGTCACGCGATGTCCTGTTCGACCCCCAACGCCCCGTGGACCTCCTAACTGCTTGCCTTAGCCTCGCCACTGCCACTCTCAGTGAGGCGCGGACAGTCCCTGACAACAGCGGCATCCTAGACGAGTTCGCCAGTCATTGGATTCACGCTCTCCCAGCCAGGCAGCAGGTGCCTTTCCTTCAAATGTACTTCACGCCCGACGGCTGCCTGAGAACCGTGCACGCCTGGCGGAAGGCTGATCGCCGCACCGCGCAGCAACTCACAAAGCGGGCGTCAAAAGCGCCAGCTCCCGCTAGCCAGTTAGACATCATTGCGGTCGCCGATGACCCTGCCGCAGCCCGGCAGTTCGATCAACTCACCCCGGATCGGTTGGTACCGCCTACGGCCACAGCGCTCTACATCCCCCTCCAGGCTGGTCCGTCCCTGCTGCCCCCTGCGCCCGGGCATCCCTGGACAGCGGCCGGGCTGCGGGATGTGGTGAGGCAGCACCTCCAACCAGACACCCTGATTGCACTGGACTCGCTACTGGTGGAGCGGCAGTCTCCACAGGATCTGATCATCCTGGGTATTCCCCGACCGACAGGCACTGGGCCTGGACGGTACGCTGCCGTGGCCGTGCGCCTGAGCGGCATGCGTGCTGGGCACGCCCTCCTGCCTGCCTCGACGCTGACCCACGCCCGCCTGACCATGCAGTCCGTGCGGCGCCTTGACCGGGCATATGTGATGCAGCGGGGTGGGAGCAATGACCAGCTCAGCAACCGACGCGTACTGCTGCTCGGGAGCGGCGCGCTGGGCGGGCACCTCGCGTTCATGCTGGCGGCCGCTGGAATCGGCGCGCTGACCCTGGTTGACCTGGACACCTTCACCCTGGACAACACGTTCCGGCACGCGTTGGGACGGCGCTTCGTGGGGAAGGCGAAGGTGGAGGCGATGGCGCTGGCCCTGCGGGAGCGCTACCCATATTTGCAGGTGACGCCCGTGCAGGGGCGGACAACGCAGGTCGTCGGGCGTGACTTCCACTTCGGCGACTTCGACCTGATTGTCGACGCGACCGGGAGTGCCACCCATCACCTCAGCCTCGCCGACCTCCTGAGGGCCGGGCCGCATCCCCCTGTGCTGCTCTCCTGGCTGGACGCGCTGGGTCTCGGGGGGCATACCGCGACGGTGTACGCCGATCAACCTAGCTGCCCCCGATGCTTGTACAGCGACCCGGCCGCGCCTATGTGGAATGCCGGATCGTTCATCGCGCCGGGACAGGATGTCGGTCAGGATGCACTGGGCTGCGGCACGGCCTTTACACCCTTTACGGATCTGGACGCCATCCGGACGGCTGAGTTTACTGCGCGTCAGGCGGTGGCCATCCTCACCGGACCGGAGAAGCTGTCTTTACTGCGCTCTTGGAAGGGCGACCGCGTCGCTCTCAGCGCGGCCCATGTAACACTCAGCGCACGGGCAGCAAGGAAGCGGCGGCACCTGAATGCCGGCGAGGGATTCGCTCAGGTCACCTGCCCGATCTGTGGAGACGCATGA
- a CDS encoding Mov34/MPN/PAD-1 family protein, producing the protein MNLELPLPTGGTLTVTVAVLNTLWAFVQHQPDATEAGGMLIGHHPEATPGIILDRHTTPQQEDQRSRYRYHRDQAAHQVLLSMQWSLSGHTRTYVGEWHTHPEAVPTPSKLDRRSWKAALRETDFRGPGLVFIIIGTRRTRVWFGQKGQTTFPLLVEMPTGGQHGTQEETSS; encoded by the coding sequence ATGAATCTGGAATTGCCCTTACCGACGGGCGGCACCCTCACGGTCACAGTGGCCGTCCTGAACACGCTGTGGGCCTTCGTGCAGCATCAGCCGGACGCCACAGAGGCCGGCGGCATGCTGATCGGCCACCACCCTGAGGCAACGCCAGGCATCATCCTCGACCGGCACACTACGCCACAACAGGAAGACCAGCGCAGCCGCTACCGTTACCACCGGGATCAAGCGGCGCATCAGGTGCTCCTGAGTATGCAGTGGAGCCTGAGTGGCCACACGCGCACGTACGTCGGAGAGTGGCACACGCACCCGGAGGCTGTACCGACCCCGTCCAAGTTGGACCGGCGTAGCTGGAAGGCGGCGCTTCGGGAGACCGACTTTCGCGGGCCGGGGCTGGTGTTCATCATCATCGGCACCCGACGCACGCGTGTGTGGTTCGGGCAGAAGGGTCAGACAACGTTCCCTTTGTTGGTTGAGATGCCCACAGGAGGCCAGCATGGCACCCAAGAAGAAACAAGCAGTTGA
- a CDS encoding nucleotidyltransferase domain-containing protein gives MADIQRQFETFINTIKLSGEEETLRQKRTAIVNALRTGLERDFKARGEAVPTFTHFNQGSYSLKTGIKPEGSSNDYDIDVGIVFAENPSDHTDDPVKLKRWVRDALDGHTKDIRIKSPCVTVKYQAGYHVDLAIYAHPDKKTSGELPLSWGKEHGAVQEWQDNHPSELAQRIKQTFPDKEQRRQFRRVLRALKRWRDRKYKSATSHAAPVGVGLTVAGLTWFRPQIDTFNQTADDRLATEQFVRQLLANFRGGVWSSKDQASGRRLVVTLPFTPYKDVFERINNGNMGKLEDFLKALLTDLETAGSVTSKKDACAAMRRQFGPDFPEADDGDGTTEGSKKHPPVMVPSHTFG, from the coding sequence ATGGCCGACATTCAGCGACAATTCGAAACATTCATCAACACCATCAAACTCAGTGGTGAGGAAGAGACACTCCGCCAGAAGCGGACGGCCATCGTCAACGCCCTGCGCACCGGCCTTGAACGCGATTTCAAAGCGCGTGGGGAGGCCGTGCCCACATTTACACACTTTAACCAGGGCAGCTACAGCCTAAAGACCGGCATCAAACCTGAAGGCAGCAGCAATGACTACGACATCGATGTCGGTATCGTCTTCGCTGAAAATCCCAGTGACCACACTGATGACCCAGTCAAACTGAAGCGGTGGGTGCGCGATGCATTAGATGGCCATACAAAGGACATCCGCATCAAATCGCCCTGCGTAACCGTCAAGTACCAAGCTGGATACCACGTTGATCTCGCCATCTACGCTCATCCTGACAAAAAGACCAGCGGTGAACTGCCGCTGTCCTGGGGCAAAGAACATGGGGCGGTGCAGGAGTGGCAAGATAACCACCCCAGTGAACTTGCTCAACGCATCAAGCAAACCTTCCCTGACAAAGAGCAGCGTCGGCAATTTCGGCGCGTATTGCGCGCACTCAAACGCTGGCGGGATCGCAAGTATAAGAGCGCTACCAGCCATGCCGCACCTGTAGGCGTCGGCCTCACAGTGGCTGGCCTGACTTGGTTCCGCCCGCAGATCGACACTTTCAATCAGACGGCAGATGACCGACTCGCTACGGAACAGTTTGTCCGTCAGTTGCTCGCCAATTTCAGAGGTGGTGTGTGGAGTTCGAAAGACCAGGCGTCCGGCCGCCGCCTCGTAGTGACGCTCCCATTCACGCCCTACAAGGATGTCTTCGAGCGCATTAACAACGGCAACATGGGCAAGCTCGAAGATTTTCTCAAGGCCCTTCTGACTGATCTGGAAACCGCCGGCTCCGTCACGTCCAAGAAGGACGCATGCGCCGCTATGCGCCGTCAGTTCGGACCCGATTTTCCCGAGGCGGATGATGGGGACGGCACCACCGAAGGGTCCAAGAAGCACCCACCAGTGATGGTGCCCTCCCACACCTTCGGGTGA